In Amia ocellicauda isolate fAmiCal2 chromosome 7, fAmiCal2.hap1, whole genome shotgun sequence, one genomic interval encodes:
- the clrn1 gene encoding clarin-1, whose translation MPSRQKKVIFCLGGLLSFACVLVLAAAMGTQFWVQGTILCKTGAQLVNATGPELDKFIGQINYGLFHGQRLKQCGLGGRPFRFSFFPELLGVIPASIHVTVILFCIILLVFSSVASGFFIYNAFGSPYETLHGPLGLYLWNLISCCCGCLVMILFASEVKLHRLSEKIANYKEGIFVYKTDSEQFDRSFWIILFSLSVHVLNILLIRLAGVQFPFQETKESDVTTGAADLMY comes from the exons ATGCCGAGTCGACAAAAGAAAGTTATTTTCTGCTTAGGAGGCCTGTTGAGCTTTGCCTGCGTTCTGGTTTTGGCGGCTGCTATGGGAACCCAGTTCTGGGTTCAAGGGACCATCCTGTGCAAAACCGGAGCCCAGCTCGTCAACGCCACAGGACCCGAACTGGACAAATTCATTGGCCAAATCAACTACGGACTTTTCCACGGGCAGAGACTCAAGCAGTGTGGTCTGGGCGGACGACCCTTCCGCTTCTCCT tttttcctgAGCTCCTAGGTGTTATTCCTGCCAGTATTCACGTCACTGTGATTTTGTTCTGCATCATCCTACTTGTCTTCTCCTCGGTAGCATCAGGCTTTTTCATTTACAATGCATTCGGAAGTCCCTATGAAACTCTGCATGGGCCACTAGGCTTATACCTGTGGAATTTAATCTCCT GTTGCTGTGGCTGTCTGGTGATGATCCTCTTCGCCTCGGAAGTAAAACTCCACCGGCTGTCGGAGAAAATCGCAAACTATAAGGAGGGAATCTTCGTCTACAAGACCGACAGCGAGCAATTCGACCGCTCCTTTTGGATCATTCTGTTCAGCCTGTCCGTGCACGTGTTGAACATCCTCCTCATACGGCTAGCAGGAGTCCAGTTTCCCTTTCAGGAAACGAAGGAGTCCGACGTGACCACTGGGGCAGCGGATCTCATGTACTGA
- the gpr171 gene encoding G-protein coupled receptor 171: MNSTAGGTEYCTVNDQMIPFTYLYYIIFLTGIIGSCVALWAFTRNQKNKKCLNIYLINLLTSDFILTLALPFKIAVDLGIAPWKLKIFHCQFSACLIYVNLYASIIFLAFVSTDRYLEITQSSKLFRIQHVGFAKMMSVVVWGLVLFIMVPNMAIPIKEIKEKPLVTCAEFKQELGLHWHTLTIFLCLAIFMNASAIILISNGLILRRLYKNRNSDDSRNVKQAMFNIGMVTLAYVICFVPYHAVRMPYTFAQTQVITDCALKRHLFIAKESTLLLSVLNLCIDPILYYYLSHSFRQKITEAFKPEKKASVKSTTITTL; encoded by the coding sequence ATGAATTCCACAGCAGGAGGGACCGAGTACTGCACAGTGAACGACCAAATGATCCCATTCACTTACTTATACTATATCATCTTCCTGACGGGAATCATCGGGAGCTGCGTGGCCCTGTGGGCATTTACGCGcaatcagaaaaacaaaaagtgccTTAACATCTATCTCATCAACCTGCTAACCTCCGACTTCATCTTGACGCTCGCACTGCCCTTTAAAATAGCCGTAGACTTGGGCATCGCTCCATGGAAGCTGAAGATCTTCCACTGCCAGTTCTCAGCCTGCCTCATCTACGTCAACCTGTACGCTTCCATCATATTCCTGGCCTTCGTGAGCACGGACCGCTACCTCGAGATCACACAGAGTTCCAAGCTCTTCCGGATACAGCACGTGGGCTTCGCCAAGATGATGTCAGTGGTGGTCTGGGGGCTGGTCCTGTTCATCATGGTACCCAACATGGCAATCCCTATCAAGGAGATCAAGGAGAAGCCCCTGGTCACCTGCGCTGAGTTCAAGCAAGAATTGGGCCTCCACTGGCACACCCTTACCATCTTCCTATGCCTGGCCATATTCATGAATGCCTCTGCCATCATCCTCATTTCCAATGGATTAATCCTGAGAAGGCTGTACAAGAACCGCAACAGCGACGATTCCAGAAACGTCAAGCAGGCTATGTTCAACATCGGGATGGTCACCCTGGCCTACGTAATTTGCTTCGTGCCCTACCATGCGGTGCGGATGCCGTACACCTTTGCCCAGACCCAAGTCATCACCGACTGTGCGCTGAAGCGTCACTTGTTTATCGCAAAGGAGTCCACCCTGCTTCTCTCAGTGCTCAACCTCTGCATTGACCCCATTCTCTACTACTATCTGTCGCACTCCTTCAGGCAGAAGATAACGGAGGCCTTCAAGCCAGAGAAAAAGGCATCTGTAAAGAGCACAACGATCACGACATTATGA
- the LOC136754156 gene encoding P2Y purinoceptor 14: MNIKDNTSENNSCEYPIAALHTAFTVVYSLVFSLGLVLNAVTLWVYFCNKLNSSSVMIYLKNLAIADFLLILSLLLKIINYSTDNMTIRKIYCTIGATLFYLNMYASILFMQYIGANRYLKIVRATENHTFHTVKTAKYISYGTWTLVLLLGGGFNALSINIWLSPVKTKICHSLLPTAVKTFYFSVHTVSIIVFIFVLVSLSFFYFQTTKRLKKSKYASNKDLLKSKKNMCVLITVFFICFVPYYLVRFPYILTTLDVISSCAWKKTLYYLKEFTVLLSTLNACLDPFIYFIFCKAFRAKLGLEKLHKRMNDFHINHSNGIEEGDFSGQEATLRHTNDILQSREPSKSQREGSF, encoded by the exons ATGAATATAAAAG acaaCACATCGGAAAATAACTCATGTGAGTATCCAATAGCTGCCCTACATACTGCTTTTACCGTTGTCTACTCTCTGGTCTTCAGTCTGGGACTTGTGCTCAATGCAGTCACCTTGTGGGTttatttctgtaataaacttaaCAGTTCCAGCGTCATGATCTACTTAAAAAACCTTGCCATTGCCGACTTTTTGCTGATACTTTCGCTGCTTCTGAAGATCATTAACTACTCCACAGATAACATGACCATCAGGAAGATCTACTGCACGATTGGAGCTACCCTTTTCTACCTGAACATGTACGCTAGCATCCTTTTTATGCAATATATCGGTGCAAACAGGTACCTGAAAATTGTGAGGGCGACGGAAAACCACACTTTTCACACCGTTAAGACTGCAAAATACATCTCCTATGGAACCTGGACTTTGGTTCTCCTTCTAGGCGGAGGATTCAATGCTCTCTCCATCAACATATGGTTGTCTCCGGTGAAAACTAAGATTTGTCATTCTTTATTACCCACGGCTGTAAAGACATTCTACTTTTCTGTGCACACTGTCTCCATCATCGTGTTCATTTTCGTGCTAGTGTCCCTCTCCTTTTTCTACTTTCAAACCACAAAAAGACTGAAAAAATccaagtatgcttccaacaaagATCTACTGAAGTCAAAGAAGAATATGTGTGTTCTAATCACTGTGTTTTTCATCTGCTTTGTCCCATACTATCTTGTGAGGTTTCCTTACATCCTCACCACACTCGATGTTATTAGCAGCTGTGCATGGAAGAAGACTTTGTATTACCTTAAGGAATTCACAGTCTTGCTCTCCACCCTCAATGCATGCCTAGacccattcatttatttcattttttgcaaAGCATTTAGGGCCAAGTTAGGTTTGGAAAAACTCCATAAAAGAATGAATGATTTCCACATTAACCACTCAAATGGGATAGAAGAGGGGGACTTTTCAGGACAGGAAGCTACCCTAAGGCACACCAATGACATCCTACAGAGCAGGGAGCCTTCAAAGTCACAGAGGGAAGGAAGTTTCTGA